The Miscanthus floridulus cultivar M001 unplaced genomic scaffold, ASM1932011v1 os_1265_2_3, whole genome shotgun sequence genome includes the window CACATGCATGAGCCGGATTTTGTAGTTATATACATATACAATATAATTGCATTAACAACAAGTACCATTTGCACAAATTGAAATGTGCAATTTTTATATTTATGTTTTGTAACTTTTGAAGATCATATTTATTGTGCATTTATTTATTGAGAACATCTCATTATGTGTGGCTAAATATTTTTTTAGAACATCTCATCATATTCATTACGACTAAATTATATGCAtctcatatttgtttttttttctgtggTTATTATGTGCTTGTTTTAGGGTTGGCATTTTTTGTTATTTCTATAAAGTTTCCTGAGAACTAGGAAAGTAGGACTCCATTCATTGACTGCTAACTCCTTTGTTGATGCAGTATAACATCTGACAAGAAACTGAACGGGTCCTTTTGATGCAACCAATCTTTAGATGAGGGACAGTGACCCGGAGGTGATGCTGGCCGGCTGAGGCAGATCTGAAGGCGAGCCTGAGCTTCCTGAACCAGATAACAATGCAGCTAGAGGTGGAGCCGTTTGATTTAAATATAGCCGAAGGTGCTAGAATTCATGTACTAGTGCTTTGTGAAACAACCGAATTTTGGTGCTGATAGAAATCTTGTGTTTTAGATGGATTTAACAATCGAATGCTAGTTGGTTCTGAAACACATGGATATAACTCTTTGgaaatcatgtgttttacttgCAGCCAACACCTGAGTGTTGGCTTTTACTAAAACACACGGTTGTTCAGTAGATAGACTCTTATGTAAATGCACGGATCTGATGAAATGCTGTGATCTCCTTTATCAAGATGCCATCAATCTGGGCATTTGGTGCGCTGCTGGACACAGTAAAGCGCGCTATTTCCGGATCGTCCGGCATGATTGTGTGTGCCCGAGAAAAGCAAAGGCCGTGCAAAGCTTCTTCGACGAATGGATGCAGATGTAGTACAGGATGCTTTCCTTGCAACATTCATGCACATTTGAAGTTTGCTGCACGATGGCACTGCACGTTTAAAGTTGTGCAGTGGTGATTAAATAAAGAAATCCAAGGGGGTGGATGGTTCATCTGACCAACATCAACATACTCCCTTTCAGTCACTGACATTTTGGGTTTTCCAAAACTCATAATTTTGAGTTCAAATTACAGATTTGTTTTCATGTTCAAGTTTTGTGGGCACTTGTATCATCATATCATCGTATGGATGGAAGAGTAGGTAGATGTCTGGTTGGGTCATGGTCGCCGTGAAGCTGAAGCACAAGACTTGACGAAGGCGGCCGGCGTCAGTGTATGAATTACTCGTACCCGCAAACTGCCACGTGCCACGGTCCTGTCGCCACCTGTCCGTCTATCTTCCGGCTCCGTGCCACGTCGTCGTTGGATCAATTGAATTGATGCAGGGTCAGCTGCCTTGGTTGGCTCTCATCATCAATTTTAATTCGGTGGTGAGCTGGACAGGAACTGGAGTCCACGTCGCGTCGTTGACGTCCAAGGCGACCCAGCCACGGCCACCTACCTCACCTCGCCTGTGTCCCTGTGTGTGTCCAGGAGTTGTGCTGTCTCTTCTTCAGAACTCAGATTGGATGATCACCTACCGTATCGGTCATCTTAGGGCAAGCTGCACGTATATTAGGACCTGTTTTGTTTTGGTCGGGAACATTACTCAGAGGATCCCAAGCCTCTGACTTCATCAACTTCTACGTAGTTCATTAGAGAGAGACAGTTTCTAGCGTGTAAATCAGAACTGTTTTGTGAGGACAAATCCAGCCAGATAGAGATAGGCTCTACTCTCCTCAGTTTGCATCATATCTAGAGTGCTTGGAGTGAGGTCACATGTGAGACTGAGATATGAACCAGGGAGGGCTCTCTACTCCCGCATACATGCTTTGCTACCTGCTGCACTCATCATCTACCAACAACtagctttgtctttcttcttaatTATCTAACGGACAGTTTTTTTTTGGGTCATGGTTTCTTGCTTGCTAAAGAACAGCTAGCATGCACATTCCTCCCTATCTTTTTTTTATTATGCCATCGTTGTTCATTAAACGACTGTGAACTGTATCAAGCTCCTCTGCTCATGCACAAGCGCACCCTCCTTCAGTTTCAGCCTTTCGGGTGACCATCAAGCTAAGGGTCGCTACACTAGCTAGCAAGCATATAAACCTGTCAAAGGCTGCAATACTACCAGATCAACATCATCAAGCGATACGGATCATTATTTTGAACGCAAGATACAGATCGTTAGTTATTCTAGTATTCTACTAGGACGACCAACCAAAAGCTAGCTTAGCTACAAACCACCTTTTGTGTCTTGTTGTTTATTCGATTCGAGGGAACCATAAGATAAGATAATTCGACGATGATGGATAGATGGACGAGAATCATCTTTTAGTTTAGGTGCATGTGCATTGCATGCATCCCAGAAATGAAATATCACAGCAAGCTCTGGAGCCAGCGTACTAGTGACGTCACTAGGCTCCAATCACTTGCTGTAGCTGCCAGGTGAAGGAAGGAATGCCTGATCACGCCCTTCCTGCCTCTTCTGTTTCAGGTTCAGCTGCGAGTTTTTAAGACTATTATTGAGCCACACACAGGCAGCAAGTGAGAGCCTGTGAGAgatcatggtcatggtgatggatggACGAACTCGTGAACATGGGATACTCCTACTCCTAGATGGGATGAGGCAGCACGTGAAGGCCATCATCCTTTGCTCGCTCTGAGGTCTGAGCAAAAGCTGTAAACATCCATCCATGTAGTATGATTGTGATCCATCCGTTCCATGCATGCGCCTACCGAGGCTTCAATCCAAGAACGCCTCGTCATTTTCAATTATTAGGCCGGGCCGCCGCTTCTACTGGGATGCCGTCACTGCTGCTGCATCTGAGTCTCAGGATTCAGGAACCTGCAAGATGAAGCAGCCTCCCCtccccctctctcctctcctaaaTAGAGTAATCATTCATCATCAGCAACTGATCACCTCATCAGTGTCAGTCATTGCGATGCACAAAGGCATGCATGCTCCGCAGACAGAGCCCATCATGTGCATCGATTAGATAGATATCATCCTTTCTTCTTCAGGGTCAGGGACCAATATATGACGTGGTGAGCCACACCTCGCCACCGTCTCTGATTGTGGCCGCGTATAATGGGAAAAATTGAGAGCTGGTTTTGACAATGTTGTCAGAACAGAATAGAAGAGAACAAAAAAGGAATGGCGAGAACGCCATGATTCAGAGATGAGGCCAGCCATCAGCCAAGCCAAGAGGACCGAAAGTGAGAGAGTGGAGAGTTTTGATTGTGCCCTGTAGCTGCAGTGCAGCAGATGCAGAAGCAGAACGCCGAGCATCCATGCCATGCATTGCTGCCACAGCCATACCATGCCATGCcatgctccaccaccaccaccactgcaaCTTTGCGGCCGCGCATATGCACATGATGCAGAGCTCCTCAGGTACAgtgcagagagggagagaggtggGTCACAGCGTCAGGTCACTTTCCCTCCTCCAGGGGCCAGGGCCTCCTCCAGCCATGGAGGAGCAGGAGCCATGGCCCACGGTCCAtgggggacggggacggggacggggacgacgACAACGACGTGCTTCGCTGCTGCGTGATCTCATCGACGACCTGGTGGTGCCTGCCTGGCTGGCTCACATCATCTTCCGTCACACAAGCATGGCCATGGGACGCGAGAGCTGCCTGCCTCGGACTTATCCGCCATGTGTGTGAGTGTGACAGACTGACAATGCGTCCATCTGCCTTTTACCTTTACAGCCTTGCGTAGCCATTGCCCATTGCCATGTCTGATGCTGACGCCGCCACTTTTCTTCGATCCATTCCAAACAACGAGGAAAACTACAGGATGAGCCAAGAGCCGTGCATAAACGGGGACGGAACTACATGAGGACTGCACAGCAGAATCTTCATGATAAAATAAAACTGTACAACATCTGCAGTACCAAGGAAGGAGGGGCTGAACGAGCATCTACAGTACACGGCCAAGAGAAGCGATGAGCCTGCATTGCACTCTAACGAACTCGGAAAAGGACCTGCTGCTGACGCGACAAACGAAGCCAATCAAAATCTCAATCTCCCTGACGCTTCTTCTTCCCCCTCCCCCACACCAGGAACTAGGAAAGCGACTTCCCAGACTGTACAATGCTTGCTACTGCTGCCACTACAGCAAGTTCATCGTTGGATCCACGATCAGCAGCTCATTGCCTCGCACTTCACCGGAATCGGCCGGTCGAACCCGCCACGGGACAGCAGGGTGCCGACCACCGCCATGTCGCGGCAGAACACGCCCTGGAACGGTGGGCTCAATGGCGTCGCTGCAGTCACCACTGTCCTGGGCATTGGAATCACCGGCGCCATCGCTTccggcttggtggtgaccagAACGTTGCCACCGTTTGCAATGGCGAGGGGAACACtctccggcaccggcaccggcttcTCTGGCATTGtcgccacttcttcttcttcttcttcttgctgctTTGGTTCGGACTCTGCCATGGCAGCCAAAGCAGCAGCCGCGGCGGCGTCCTTGGCCCTCTGCCTCTCCGCAGCCTCCTCGTCCAGCACAGCCGACATGATGAACGAATAGCCCTTCTGCAGCATCCGGTACAGGAACAGCGCCGACATGCGCGCCTGGTCGCGCACGGCCTCCAGGTCGCGGTGCTCGTCCACGAGCTCCAGCCTCTCCGCGAACGACACCGACCGGTCGGGCTTCAGCTTCAGCGTCAGCACCAGGTGCGCGCGCTCCAGCTCAGAGCGCGTGCACCCGGGCCGCACCCCGAGGAGGGCGTAGTAGTCCACGCCGCACCCCTCGCCGGCGGCGACGCGGCCGCGGAGCTGCTGGATACGCGCGGTGAGCGTGCGGTGCGCGCCGCCGATCTCCCCGAACCGGATGCCGCCCTGCGGCCGCCAGCTCGGGCCCGGCAGCTTGCCGTCCCGGAGCGCGGCGTCGTACAGGAGCTTGAGGTGGTCGAGGTCCCGGAGGCAGTCCGGGAGCGCCCCGACCGACTCCAGCAGGTCGGCGCGCGCGCGCAGCGCCGGGATGAAGGCCGGGTCGAGCGCCAGCGCGCGGTTGCAGTCCGCGATGGCGTCCGCGGGGCGCCCCGCAGAGCGGAACGCGGCGGCGCGGCCCACGAGGCAGGCCGTGGCGAAGGGGTGTGGCAGCACGCTGCGGCGCGTGTCGAGCACCTTGTTGAAATGCCGCACGGCCTCGCCGGGGAGGCTGGCGtccagcgccgccaccgccgcggcgcggcggcggaggaggagcttCACGTGCGCGAGCAGCTGCGACACGGACTCCGCCTCGGACGCTGTTGTAGAGCTGGACTTATTGGAGGACGACGTCCTTCTGCTGGCGGGCGCGGCGTTGTTGGCTGTCAGCAGGTTCGACGGCGAGAAGCTGTCCTCCGACAAGCACACGCTCTCGCGCCGGAACGCCGCGGTGGCCAGACGGCGGCCGGTTTGGAGAAGCACCACCGCGTCCTCCATCAAGCCGAGGTGGAAGCAGGCTTGGCCCAGGACCAGGTACCTCCACTGGTAGGCCTCGGTGCCGGAGCTCCTGGAGAAGCTGGCGACGAGGCGGCGTTTCAGGTCGGATACGTCGAGGCAGcagaggaagcgggtggcgccGGCGTCGAAGCGGTCGCGGTCCGGGGGCAGGAGCTCTGCCCCGGAGCCAGACGAGCAGgacgaggcggtggtggtggcgtcgTCGCCCGAGCACGACTTGGCGCAGCTGGGGATGTAGTCTCGGAGCATGTCGGCGACGTCGCGGTAGCGCCTGAGCGCGAGGAGCGCCCGCGCCCGGAGCTCCAGCGCCGCCTCGGCCCGCGGCGACATCTCCAGAGCGGCGGTCACCAGGccgagcgccgccaccgccgcgtcgTCCCCATCCTCGGTGTCCTGCGCCGCCGAGGCGAGAGCCGCCCGCGCCTCGCCGAGGTACCTATCGATCACCTGTCGCACATTGCAATCAACGCATCGCCATCAGCAGGTTTCAACCCCCAACACTGAAACCAACCGTACGAGGAGGAaagattcccccccccccccccccccccccccccccccccggcgcaAAAGGACAATCAAGCCGTCCTCGAACGCCGCAAACAGAATGCATCACGgaagaggacgaggacgagggtcCGTCCTTCAATCACGAACGCCATGCATCTCGCCATCTGGAGACGAAAGGCGAGCGCTTGCCGAACAAGACTGACACCTCGGTCTCTCCTCTCGGGATTGCAAAGGCGAAATCATCTTGCGGGCATGGACGGAGGAGAGTAGAGGTGAATGGGGAGGGGAGCAATGCAGGCACGAACCTTCTTGTTGCCTCGCAGCCACTTGGTGCGTTTCTTGGCCGGAGCGGAGGAAGGGGACGGCGGCGCCATTGCGTCCCGCGCATCAACCGGGCCTGCCCTCAATCGAAGATATATAGTAGCAATGGCAAGAAGGGGGGAGATCCTAATAATCCTCTAGATATGGGAACAACGTCTCCAAGTTTCCTTGTTGCGCCTGCCAAGCTGATTCCGATTGATTGATCCGGATGAATTGGGGATCCGAAAAGCCAGAAtggacctctctctctctctcccgtctGGACAGAACTGAAATAAATGTAGGGACGAGTGCTGACTGGTTTTGCTTTGAGGGAAAGAAAGCATCGATCCTCCAAGTTCCTAGCTGGAAGAGATGCCGCCTGCCTGTGGCTGGCTTTGCTGTGGTGTGGCACAGCAGCTCCACGCAGCCCTACCGCCAGGCCTACGGCGAGTACTCTACACTACTTACCACTGGAGTGGTGCGGAGGGGAGCAGCCAGCTTttcaagatgatgatgaggagatgGAAAGAGAGGTTTAAATTTGTGCGTGAGATTCAAGCTGCGGTTAAAATTAAAATAGCTCGTGAAATCCATCTGCTCCCAGCAACCAGTACATTAGCAGCAAAATTGTCAGTTTCTACTAACTGCTGTGCTGGAAAGCACAGAGAAACCAAATTGGCGTGAGATAGTAACAGTATTAAGCCCAACACGACACAATGTTGTTGGAGGAGTAAGTAGATTTTACGCTGCAGGCATTGTGGTTCGGTTGGGCAGGCTGCAGGCAGGAGCAGGTGTGCATTGTGGCATACGCCTCCCATGGCCATGGTTCGGTCACATGTGGAGGGCAGTGTCAGCGTGGTCTTTccagcagagcagagcagggaggagcaggagcagcattATCCAGCCTAAGCCATGTGTTCCGGCAGTTAGCAGCTCAACTCcctccacatccaccaccacttTTATGTGTTGTTGTTTTATTATACATTATTGGTTGTTGGGGAATAACAATACTCCACTCATCACTCTGCTACCTCCTCCagctttctttcctttcttctcctttgtttttcttttctttccttgtaTCATAAGGAAAACTGAAACATGAGCGGAGCAGTTAGAGCAGTCACTTATCAGGACATGCAGGCTAAGGTCATCAAGATTACGTAATGTTACAATACAAGTCCGTCGTCCATGTTACATTGTTGCCAGCTCACTCACTGTGACTGTGACGCAAACATAACAAAACACTAGTAACCTGTTAAGTTGTTAATACATACTGGGAAACAAAAACTAAACTTGGTTTCAACACTGTACCTGGCGACAAATAAATCACTAAcgttttcatcaaattcaacagcCTACTCGATCTATTCCTGCATGTGATAATTCTAACTAATATAAGAGGACAGCGGACGGCCGTGATTAGGCGGGGAACAGTCAAAATTAGCAGATGATTGATGGGTAGGGACTAGGGTAGCAGTTGAATTTTTAGGTGTGGCTCCGTGTCGCCGCAGCCAAGGGGGCAAGGGCACCATCGGATGCTCTGCCGCCAACGATGCCGCCGCCTGCCTGTCCTGTCCTTCACTCCTTCCCAGCTCCCTCTGCCCTCGATCCTTctaaaatttttgcaaaattttttaagagTCCTCATCGTATTGAATCTTTGGACGAatgcatgaaatattaaatataaataaaaaataaaactaattacatagtttagatgaaattcacgagacgaatcttttaagtctaattagattatgattggacactaattgctaaataacaacaaaagtactacagtactattttttaaaaaaaatcgccAGCTAAACAGTCGTATGTGATGCAAATCTACAGTCTATCAGGAGTAAAGCCTTCTTCAgctcgtagtcgtatgcatgcatgcatgacttGCTGGATGATATCCATTCATTCCACTGTAGCACAGCCAGCGTCTGCATCGCTGCAGGATCAGGGTGTGGGATCGCCACCAGATCAACGATGCTGCCAACGTCTGCAAAGGGCACGCCCCCCTTCTTCTGTGAATCTCAGCCAGCCATGCATGATTCCCTCTACTGTGACATTGGCTTATTTTACTGGGCTGATAAGTCCGATagatgttgatttgttgtgaaagaaaaacactgttgactggctgataAGTCCTGACTGAAACCAATAAGTGAACATGCTTCATAATAATGAACATAAACACTGTAGTATAGTGATTTCTAGGGGCGTTTGGTgcatggactaaagtttagtagatGTCACATCGGCTATTTAGTTACTAATTAATAAGACTAaatgtcggtgtagaaagtgaccaacaactaaatatttatagttttgtcgtacgttgtgatcgggggtggcctagcactcaatgacacagggtttatactggttcaggcaacgtgccatacgtctagtttgagtcggtcgatgactttattcctgagcccaggtgctcaaagtttatagtggggttacaaatgagaaggagaaagatgagtgtacaagaggttcggtctgTAGGGCCGAGAGtaacaggagctccgctatgagttaagtgttcaagcgtgtgcttgaggttcgaacctggcggttctgtgattgtgaactagtgaatttgatcgatctaatgaatctagaatcgcttggatgttgggagagagcgtatccccttttatagatgaagaggatgaccttacaagtgagagggggatagtacgtatgcttctgagccttgctgcccacgcgcggcgggtacaggatgatggtaggcgtccacaacactgtttgaTGTCGGATGTaagtgggaggttgcgtcgttttgttcgggtatggcagatgtcggtacctgctatactgttgatgcacAGAGGCATGTGAgaggtttcaccatgttcacccagtacgataaatgtcggcgcccacaacactgtcgatgcccagaggcatatggagggagccttaccgtatgggaattaatggcgcccacaatactgtagggaaaatgtcggcgcctacaacactgtttgtgttagggaggttgcagagtactgtttctgcaggtgtacagggtacggttcctggtatcgtggtttgacttgtgtgccttgctttgctttctccgttcgttctctggtcctttccgagcgagcgtccccagtcggttggtcccagtcggctctggttgcgccagtcgaaGAAAAGCAGTGAGTAGGGTTTTTACGTACCCCAGTCGGaaacgtggggtcagagtcgggagtagtgctttggccaggcctttcagtTGGAGAGGTCGTCCGGCGGTGGGCTGGAGATCGAAGTGAGtgcttcggtcggagaggtgggccaaagtcgtAAAACAGGCGCCGCTCCTCCtcggtcaggccttccggtcggtgaatggatcacccttctagcctgttgttcagatacttgggccgacccatgagttgcgcgttgtctgcttgggccgagcctttgttgggaagccgatctgtgagggaccccgggtttatgaacctgacaggagctcccgagcccctgggcaattcaggcagaatcgtctggggtatTTTTATCTTTACGACAGGTGCGTCCCGAGCCCTTAGGTGATTCGTGCAGAATCATCCAGAGGGTTTTTTGTGTTGTCAATGGGGGAAGTTTCCATTTCATTCGCAGGTCCGCGCGagcacacccacgggtgtagccccctgagcccccgagcgattcgggcagaatcaactgggggtgtttgttagcgggcgtgtgtgcgtgtttttagtcgaGACAGAATTGTCAACCAAGGTGTCGTTGCGCAGCTGAGATGGTTAGTTTTGGGATCGAGTGAGGTAGAGCTCATAGATCCTGGCGTCAGTGCacgtcgtgggatcgggcgagacagttGGTTCTTAGGGATCGAAcgagacggagcttgtggatcctggcgtcgatgcgcaccgtgggatcaagcgagtcagagtcgtggatcctagcctcggtgTGGCCCGCGCaactgaggtagttagtttagttagttttagggatcaggcgagcttGAGCTCatagatcctgatggggcgagttcggggtcgtagacccatgTAGTTTTGGAGTGTAGTCAaagtgtagccggatggggcgagtttgggttCACAGACCTGGGTGTTTTGTTGTGAAGTCGAAGCATAGCTAGATGGCGTGAGTTCGGAgtcgtagacccaggtgtttggtgtACAGTCGAAGCATAGCTAGATGGGGTGAGTTCAAGGTCACAAACCCAGGCGTTTTGTGTCTTGGGCCCCCGAGCCCCAttaggccttagtaggggtcagtgtgagttgtgtgcgttaccccatcctcggtttctcacaactagagagtctgagttttgtcgcttgtcccgatcgctcgggctcgagtgacacgctcggtgagttcgctaacgggtataatcaagtggaatccgggtccgtcgttcatgacggggtcggtatagccctcttgtgacatttcactgctcctttacctacaacctggtagatgcctgggtcattctagagactgacctaggtggcctaatggcctcccctcgatggagattttgtgggcttggcagaggcttaggatcgaacgagaaggttgagatgaccctgtctgccagactaggcgagggccgcacagggctcatctgtgtttttctcccctaaCTC containing:
- the LOC136533865 gene encoding uncharacterized protein gives rise to the protein MAPPSPSSAPAKKRTKWLRGNKKVIDRYLGEARAALASAAQDTEDGDDAAVAALGLVTAALEMSPRAEAALELRARALLALRRYRDVADMLRDYIPSCAKSCSGDDATTTASSCSSGSGAELLPPDRDRFDAGATRFLCCLDVSDLKRRLVASFSRSSGTEAYQWRYLVLGQACFHLGLMEDAVVLLQTGRRLATAAFRRESVCLSEDSFSPSNLLTANNAAPASRRTSSSNKSSSTTASEAESVSQLLAHVKLLLRRRAAAVAALDASLPGEAVRHFNKVLDTRRSVLPHPFATACLVGRAAAFRSAGRPADAIADCNRALALDPAFIPALRARADLLESVGALPDCLRDLDHLKLLYDAALRDGKLPGPSWRPQGGIRFGEIGGAHRTLTARIQQLRGRVAAGEGCGVDYYALLGVRPGCTRSELERAHLVLTLKLKPDRSVSFAERLELVDEHRDLEAVRDQARMSALFLYRMLQKGYSFIMSAVLDEEAAERQRAKDAAAAAALAAMAESEPKQQEEEEEEVATMPEKPVPVPESVPLAIANGGNVLVTTKPEAMAPVIPMPRTVVTAATPLSPPFQGVFCRDMAVVGTLLSRGGFDRPIPVKCEAMSC